A genomic region of Streptosporangium lutulentum contains the following coding sequences:
- a CDS encoding DUF1003 domain-containing protein has protein sequence MTDRLDEPRQPGLRLRPHYDPETFGRLSERIARFLGTARFLVYMTGFVSVWVLWNIFAPASWRFDSYPFIFLTLMLSLQASYAAPLILLAQNRQDDRDRIQGEYDRQAAERNQADVDYLTREIAALRMALGEVATRDYIRSELQRLQEELQEQGQAAPGRGEPR, from the coding sequence ATGACTGACCGGCTCGACGAGCCCCGGCAGCCGGGGCTGCGCCTGCGTCCGCACTACGACCCGGAGACCTTCGGGCGGCTCTCGGAGCGGATCGCCCGCTTCCTCGGCACCGCCCGGTTCCTGGTCTACATGACCGGCTTCGTCTCCGTCTGGGTCCTGTGGAACATCTTCGCGCCGGCGTCCTGGCGGTTCGACTCCTACCCGTTCATCTTCCTCACCCTGATGCTGTCGCTCCAGGCGTCCTACGCCGCGCCGCTGATCCTGCTCGCTCAGAACCGGCAGGACGACCGGGACCGGATCCAGGGCGAGTACGACCGCCAGGCCGCCGAACGGAACCAGGCCGACGTCGACTATCTGACCCGGGAGATCGCCGCGCTGCGCATGGCGCTCGGCGAGGTGGCCACCCGCGACTACATCCGCTCGGAACTGCAGCGCCTGCAGGAAGAGCTTCAGGAACAGGGTCAGGCGGCGCCCGGGCGCGGAGAGCCCCGCTGA
- a CDS encoding sec-independent translocase: MFGLGWLEIVALVVIALLVFGPEKLPQAASQAGKTLRNLRRMANNARDDLQAGLGPEFSNFDPADLNPKNFVRKHLLGDLEDDWNATSTATAAPAPDYADTSGGLDYGQIPPYDSEAT, from the coding sequence GTGTTCGGACTCGGCTGGCTTGAGATCGTGGCGCTGGTGGTCATCGCCCTGCTCGTCTTCGGCCCGGAGAAACTACCCCAAGCCGCCTCGCAGGCGGGCAAGACGCTGCGCAACCTGCGCCGGATGGCCAACAACGCGAGAGACGACCTGCAGGCGGGTCTGGGGCCGGAGTTCTCCAACTTCGACCCGGCGGATCTCAACCCGAAGAACTTCGTCCGCAAGCACCTGCTCGGTGACCTTGAGGACGACTGGAACGCCACCTCGACCGCGACGGCCGCCCCCGCGCCCGACTACGCCGACACGTCCGGCGGACTGGACTACGGGCAGATCCCCCCGTACGACTCCGAGGCGACGTAG
- a CDS encoding MarR family winged helix-turn-helix transcriptional regulator has protein sequence MTLTAGESRETISSEELMVWRMLQRAQVRITRALEADLLVEHDLALASYDVLLQLSEAPGRRLRMNDLADRVLLSRSGLTRLIDRLQRDGLVEREACTSDARGLFAVLTDGGAARLAEAAPTYLRGIRAQFLDVLDGDELRQCAAMLNKLFPDPCTGQESC, from the coding sequence GTGACCCTCACAGCAGGCGAGTCAAGAGAGACCATCAGCTCGGAGGAGCTGATGGTCTGGCGCATGCTTCAGAGAGCCCAGGTTCGCATCACCCGAGCTCTGGAGGCCGATCTGCTGGTCGAGCACGATCTGGCCCTCGCTTCCTACGACGTGCTCCTGCAGCTGTCGGAGGCTCCCGGCCGGCGATTACGGATGAACGACCTGGCCGACCGGGTGCTCCTGTCGCGCAGCGGCCTGACCCGGCTCATCGACCGCCTCCAGCGTGACGGTCTGGTCGAGCGAGAGGCGTGCACCAGTGACGCGCGGGGCCTGTTCGCGGTTCTCACCGACGGCGGCGCCGCCCGGCTGGCCGAGGCCGCTCCCACCTATCTGCGCGGTATCCGCGCCCAGTTCCTGGATGTGCTCGACGGCGACGAGCTGCGCCAGTGCGCGGCCATGCTGAACAAGCTCTTTCCCGACCCCTGCACCGGCCAGGAATCCTGCTGA
- a CDS encoding EamA family transporter, translating into MRRAGLLIALASAGCFAFSGPMAKYLAAAGLAPLESVWVRMAGAGLLLVGVLAFFRPRALRIPRSRLPFFAAYAVIAVAGVQALYFAALTRLPVGVTLLIEYTSPVLVVLWVRFVRRVRLPRAAFVGAVVAVIGLGIVVEIWSGLSLDPVGLLLAVCAAVCCAGYFLLSDGFGDDVDPLGLIGWGLLGSALVLLPISQPWNIPWEAFTRTVAPGSGYALPASAAVILLIVVGTVAAYILGVTAVRRLSAAIGSTVASIEVVAGAVIAWIMIGEALGPFQIVGGVIVLFGAYLAQRVTAALPVAVPEGREPARAV; encoded by the coding sequence ATGAGACGTGCCGGACTGCTGATCGCATTGGCGTCAGCCGGGTGCTTCGCCTTCTCCGGACCCATGGCCAAATACCTGGCCGCCGCGGGGCTGGCCCCGCTGGAGTCCGTCTGGGTCCGGATGGCCGGTGCCGGGCTGCTGCTCGTCGGCGTCCTCGCGTTCTTCAGGCCCCGGGCACTGCGCATCCCGCGCTCGCGGCTGCCGTTCTTCGCGGCCTACGCGGTGATCGCGGTGGCCGGGGTGCAGGCGCTGTACTTCGCGGCGCTCACCCGGCTGCCGGTGGGGGTCACCCTGCTGATCGAGTACACCTCGCCGGTGCTGGTCGTGCTCTGGGTGCGCTTCGTCCGGCGGGTACGGCTGCCGCGCGCGGCCTTCGTCGGCGCCGTGGTCGCGGTGATCGGGCTCGGCATCGTGGTGGAGATCTGGTCGGGGTTGAGCCTGGACCCGGTGGGCCTGCTGCTGGCCGTCTGCGCCGCGGTGTGCTGTGCCGGATACTTCCTGCTCAGCGACGGCTTCGGCGACGACGTCGATCCGCTCGGCCTGATCGGCTGGGGCCTGCTGGGCTCGGCCCTGGTGCTCCTGCCCATCTCCCAGCCGTGGAACATCCCCTGGGAGGCGTTCACCCGGACCGTGGCACCGGGGAGCGGCTACGCGCTGCCCGCGTCGGCGGCCGTGATCCTGCTGATCGTGGTCGGCACGGTCGCCGCCTACATCCTCGGCGTCACCGCGGTCCGCCGCCTGTCGGCCGCCATCGGCTCGACGGTCGCCTCGATCGAGGTCGTCGCAGGAGCGGTGATCGCCTGGATCATGATCGGAGAGGCCCTCGGGCCCTTCCAGATCGTGGGCGGCGTCATCGTCCTGTTCGGCGCCTACCTCGCCCAGCGGGTGACGGCGGCCCTGCCCGTGGCCGTACCCGAGGGCAGGGAACCGGCTCGCGCGGTGTGA
- a CDS encoding S1C family serine protease — protein MTDDAGTHKAHGAEGRTPSDFTDGGDATPEFSRPEFLPAGEAPFQGEQPRDDGWSQLGGPPGYAQRSQAGQQGYAEQLRYDDRGSLFGEGGQSAQGDQIGQGGRPVEDGWGDPSGRARQDTAIFASPGAPPPPSQAFGMGPGWAPPPGAGGPGGPGGFGGVAPPARRGPRTGTMVVLALVIALLASTLGSFGTYFLTRPASSSHDPSFDLGKAPSGSNVRPPESVAGVASKVLPSVVSLTVEGGTSAATGSGFLIKGGYVVTNNHVVAAAAGPGGQTQIQIQFNNRKSTPGRVVGLDPESDLAVVKPEETFGAPEIVLGNSDNVVVGDPVIAIGSPLGLTGTVTSGIVSSLNRPVQAGEENSSDTTWLSAVQTDAAINPGNSGGPLVNTNGEVIGVNSAIATLGRSVGSQSGSIGLGFAIPVNHARRVAQELIATGSAKKSRIGVTIDSTFEGSGVKIAAEPRQGIQPIEPNGPAAQAGLKPGDVILEIDGVVLQDGNELIALVRNKAPGEKLTVKYQRGGQEKVATVTVGAAPAVPTPQPS, from the coding sequence ATGACCGACGACGCTGGTACCCACAAGGCGCATGGTGCTGAGGGGCGTACGCCGTCGGACTTCACCGACGGCGGAGACGCGACCCCGGAGTTCTCCCGGCCGGAGTTCCTGCCCGCGGGTGAGGCGCCCTTCCAGGGCGAGCAGCCCCGCGACGACGGCTGGAGCCAGCTGGGCGGCCCGCCGGGCTACGCCCAGCGGAGCCAGGCCGGGCAGCAGGGCTACGCCGAGCAGCTCCGATACGACGACCGGGGCTCGCTGTTCGGCGAAGGCGGCCAGAGCGCACAGGGCGACCAGATCGGCCAGGGGGGCCGCCCCGTCGAGGACGGCTGGGGCGATCCGTCCGGCAGGGCCCGGCAGGATACGGCGATCTTCGCCTCCCCCGGAGCCCCGCCTCCGCCGTCCCAGGCGTTCGGCATGGGGCCCGGCTGGGCGCCGCCTCCCGGCGCCGGCGGCCCCGGTGGTCCCGGCGGTTTCGGGGGCGTCGCGCCTCCTGCCCGCCGCGGGCCGCGCACCGGCACGATGGTCGTCCTCGCCCTGGTGATCGCGCTGCTGGCCTCGACGCTGGGAAGCTTCGGGACCTACTTCCTCACCCGTCCGGCGAGTTCGAGCCACGATCCCTCCTTCGACCTGGGGAAGGCGCCGAGCGGTTCCAACGTCCGGCCTCCCGAGTCGGTCGCGGGCGTGGCCTCGAAGGTCCTGCCCAGCGTGGTCTCCCTGACCGTCGAGGGCGGGACCAGCGCGGCCACCGGCTCCGGCTTCCTGATCAAGGGTGGCTACGTGGTGACCAACAACCACGTGGTCGCCGCCGCCGCCGGACCGGGTGGCCAGACCCAGATCCAGATCCAGTTCAACAACCGCAAGTCCACTCCCGGCAGGGTCGTCGGCCTCGACCCCGAGTCCGACCTGGCCGTGGTCAAGCCCGAGGAGACCTTCGGCGCTCCGGAGATCGTCCTCGGCAACTCCGACAACGTGGTCGTGGGCGATCCGGTCATCGCCATCGGGTCCCCGCTCGGCCTGACCGGCACCGTCACCTCCGGCATCGTCAGCTCGCTCAACCGCCCCGTCCAGGCGGGCGAGGAGAACAGCTCCGACACCACGTGGCTCAGCGCCGTCCAGACCGACGCGGCCATCAACCCGGGTAACTCCGGGGGCCCGCTGGTCAACACCAACGGCGAGGTCATCGGCGTCAACTCGGCGATCGCCACGCTCGGCAGGTCGGTGGGCAGCCAGAGCGGCAGCATCGGCCTCGGGTTCGCCATCCCGGTGAACCACGCGCGCCGGGTGGCCCAAGAGCTGATCGCCACCGGTTCGGCCAAGAAGTCGCGGATCGGTGTCACCATCGACTCGACCTTCGAGGGTTCCGGAGTGAAGATCGCGGCCGAGCCCAGGCAGGGCATCCAGCCGATCGAGCCGAACGGCCCCGCCGCCCAGGCGGGCCTCAAGCCCGGTGACGTCATCCTGGAGATCGACGGAGTCGTGCTGCAGGACGGCAACGAGCTGATCGCGCTGGTCCGGAACAAGGCCCCGGGTGAGAAGCTGACGGTCAAGTATCAGCGTGGAGGCCAGGAGAAGGTCGCCACCGTGACCGTCGGCGCCGCTCCCGCCGTGCCCACGCCGCAACCTTCTTGA
- a CDS encoding magnesium transporter MgtE N-terminal domain-containing protein, with the protein MQVFIARLAGTPVFDPAGDQIGRIRDVVVSIAGTAPPRVHGLVVEVQPRRRVFLPITRVRAIEAGSVVFSGRINMRRFEQRTTETLAIGEMLDLHVELDGKPMTVLDLAMKETGRAEWVITKVALVKGTSGIGLRRRPAPRIVDWAEVRGFGAVQKDQGAANLLVTFEAMRAADLAGALHALPDKRRAEVAAALDDVRLADVLEELPERDQIGILSRLAPERAADVLEEMDPDDAADLLQDLPPEQAEALMALMEPEEAAPIRRLLIYPENTAGGMMTNEPVVLPPNSTVAEALAHIRQQGITPAVAAQVYVARPPVETPTGRFLGLAHFQRMLREPPSTLLGSILDTSLDPIRPEFTLNQVTFYLATYNLVAVPVVDEAGRLVGAVTVDDVLDHLLPEDWREQDGVPGAEHD; encoded by the coding sequence GTGCAGGTATTCATCGCCCGTCTCGCCGGCACCCCGGTATTCGATCCGGCCGGCGATCAGATCGGCCGGATACGTGACGTCGTGGTGTCCATCGCCGGCACCGCTCCGCCGCGCGTGCACGGCCTGGTCGTCGAGGTGCAGCCCCGGCGGCGGGTCTTCCTGCCCATCACCCGGGTGCGGGCGATCGAGGCGGGCTCGGTCGTCTTCAGCGGCCGGATCAACATGCGCCGGTTCGAGCAGCGGACCACGGAGACCCTGGCCATCGGCGAGATGCTGGACCTCCACGTGGAGCTCGACGGCAAGCCGATGACGGTTCTGGACCTCGCCATGAAGGAGACAGGCCGCGCCGAGTGGGTGATCACCAAGGTGGCGCTGGTCAAGGGCACGTCCGGCATAGGGCTGCGGCGACGCCCCGCGCCCAGGATCGTCGACTGGGCCGAGGTCCGCGGCTTCGGCGCCGTGCAGAAGGACCAGGGCGCCGCGAACCTGCTGGTCACCTTCGAGGCGATGCGCGCCGCCGACCTGGCCGGCGCCCTGCACGCGTTGCCGGACAAGCGGAGAGCCGAGGTGGCCGCGGCCCTCGACGACGTACGGCTCGCCGACGTGCTGGAGGAGCTCCCCGAGCGCGACCAGATCGGCATCCTGAGCCGGCTCGCCCCCGAGCGGGCCGCGGACGTGCTGGAGGAGATGGACCCCGACGACGCGGCCGACCTGTTGCAGGACCTCCCTCCCGAGCAGGCCGAGGCCCTGATGGCGCTGATGGAGCCCGAGGAGGCCGCGCCGATCCGGCGGCTGCTGATCTACCCCGAGAACACCGCGGGCGGCATGATGACGAACGAACCCGTGGTGCTCCCCCCGAACTCCACCGTCGCCGAGGCGCTGGCCCACATCCGCCAGCAGGGCATCACCCCCGCGGTGGCCGCGCAGGTCTACGTGGCCCGCCCGCCCGTCGAGACGCCCACCGGCCGTTTCCTCGGCCTGGCCCACTTCCAGCGGATGCTGCGCGAACCCCCCTCCACCCTGCTCGGCAGCATCCTGGACACCTCCCTCGACCCGATCAGACCCGAGTTCACCCTGAACCAGGTGACCTTCTACCTGGCCACCTACAACCTGGTGGCGGTGCCCGTGGTGGACGAGGCCGGCCGCCTGGTCGGCGCCGTGACCGTGGACGACGTGCTCGACCACCTGCTGCCCGAAGACTGGCGGGAGCAGGACGGCGTGCCGGGGGCCGAGCATGACTGA
- a CDS encoding Mrp/NBP35 family ATP-binding protein, with translation MAPTPELVMAALATVNDPEIRRPITELDMVKSVDISPEGAVRVAIFLTVSGCPMKDTITRDVTGAVSKIDGVTGVSVEMDVMSQEQRKTLQTKLRGNRGPEKEIPFSQAGSLTRVFAVASGKGGVGKSSVTVNLAASMAASGLKVGVVDADIYGHSIPRMLGVSERPIKVEDMIMPPVAHDIKVISVGMFKPEGNTPVVWRGPMLDRALHQFLADVYWGDLDVLLMDLPPGTGDIAISVAQRMPSAEILVVTTPQQAAAEVAERAGSIAVQTHQQIAGVIENMSWLPCPHCDERISVFGEGGGQTVADALTRTLGARVPLLGQVPIDMRLREGGDEGKPLVITDPDAPAALELSRIAAGLGKRSGSLKGLQLGISPTRGR, from the coding sequence ATGGCACCTACCCCAGAACTGGTGATGGCCGCTCTCGCGACCGTCAACGACCCTGAGATCCGTCGGCCGATCACCGAACTCGACATGGTCAAGAGCGTCGACATCTCCCCAGAGGGGGCGGTGCGCGTCGCGATCTTCCTTACCGTGTCCGGCTGCCCCATGAAGGACACCATCACCCGCGACGTCACCGGCGCGGTCTCCAAGATCGACGGAGTCACCGGCGTCTCGGTGGAGATGGACGTCATGAGTCAGGAGCAGCGCAAGACGCTCCAGACGAAGCTGCGCGGCAACAGGGGCCCCGAGAAGGAGATCCCCTTCTCCCAGGCCGGCTCGCTGACCCGCGTCTTCGCGGTGGCGTCCGGCAAGGGCGGTGTCGGCAAGTCGTCCGTCACCGTCAACCTGGCCGCCTCGATGGCCGCGAGCGGGCTCAAGGTCGGCGTTGTCGACGCCGACATCTACGGCCACAGCATTCCCCGCATGCTCGGCGTCTCCGAGCGTCCCATCAAGGTCGAAGACATGATCATGCCGCCGGTGGCGCATGACATCAAGGTCATCTCGGTCGGCATGTTCAAGCCGGAGGGCAACACCCCGGTCGTGTGGCGCGGTCCCATGCTGGACCGGGCCCTGCACCAGTTCCTCGCCGACGTCTACTGGGGCGACCTCGACGTCCTGCTGATGGACCTTCCCCCGGGCACCGGCGACATCGCGATCTCCGTGGCCCAGCGGATGCCGTCGGCGGAGATCCTCGTGGTGACCACCCCGCAGCAGGCCGCCGCCGAGGTGGCCGAGCGCGCGGGGTCGATCGCCGTGCAGACCCACCAGCAGATCGCCGGCGTCATCGAGAACATGTCGTGGCTGCCCTGCCCGCACTGCGACGAGCGGATCTCGGTCTTCGGGGAGGGCGGCGGCCAGACCGTGGCCGACGCGCTCACCCGCACCCTCGGCGCCCGCGTGCCGCTCCTGGGCCAGGTGCCGATCGACATGCGCCTGCGCGAGGGCGGCGACGAGGGCAAGCCGCTCGTCATCACCGACCCGGACGCCCCGGCCGCGCTCGAACTGAGCCGTATCGCCGCCGGTCTCGGCAAGAGGTCGGGCAGCCTCAAGGGGCTTCAGCTCGGCATCTCCCCCACCAGGGGCCGTTAG